A portion of the Mauremys reevesii isolate NIE-2019 linkage group 18, ASM1616193v1, whole genome shotgun sequence genome contains these proteins:
- the GSC2 gene encoding homeobox protein goosecoid-2 — protein sequence MRLIHPTARACKNLRGSQNELQTFHQIQRRTRRHRTIFTEDQLQALEALFNQNQYPDVITREHLANRIHLKEERVEVWFKNRRAKWRHQKRASASALLLQGTKKPSEENC from the exons ATGAGGCTAATTCATCCCACTGCCAGGGCGTGTAAGAATCTTCGTGGGAGCCAGAATGAGCTGCAGACCTTCCACCAGATCCAAAGGCGGACCCGCCGGCACCGGACCATCTTCACTGAAGATCAGCTACAGGCCCTGGAGGCACTTTTCAACCAGAACCAGTACCCAGATGTTATCACCAGAGAGCACCTGGCCAACCGCATCCACTTGAAGGAGGAGAGAGTAGAG GTTTGGTTTAAAAATCGACGGGCCAAGTGGAGGCATCAGAAAAGAGCTTCTGCTTCGGCTCTGCTCCTTCAAGGCACCAAGAAACCCTCGGAGGAGAACTGCTAA